Genomic segment of Geminocystis herdmanii PCC 6308:
CTGATTCTGTGTCAGAAATACCGCCTACCCCAATAATGGGCAAATTTCCCCCAGTTTCTCTATATATAAACCGAATTACCTCCGTCGATCGAATTCTCAAAGGTTTTCCACTAATTCCTCCTGCTTCCTCCGTAATGGGCTTTCCCGTAGCTGGTAAAATCTTGGTTTTTAATCCGTCTCTTTTGATAGTGGTATTTGTAGCAACAATTCCCGATAAATTATATTGCTGAGATACCCGTAAAATTGACCTTATCTCTTCCCATTCCAAATCAGGGGCAATTTTGATCAAAATCGGCTTTTTGCCGTTATTTTCAGCTTGTAAACCCTCTAGGATTGGCTCTAATTGTTCCCCACCCTGAAGCGATCGAAGTCCGGGGGTATTCGGAGAACTAACATTCACCACAAAATAGTCAGCATAAGGACATAAAAGGCGAAAACTACCGACATAATCTTCCGTAGCTTGATCTAATTCTGTAATTTTTGATTTACATAAATTAATGCCAATGGGGATAGTAGAAGGATGTTTTTCCCGTGTCTGCTGAAGTCGTAGTGCGATCGTCTCAGCCCCATCATTATTTGCCCCCATACGATTAAGAATTGCCTTATCCGCAGGTAAGCGAAACATTCGAGGGGAAGGATTACCTTTTTGAGCATAAAGGGTGACAGCCCCTAACTCCGCAAAACTAAAGCCAAAACTTGACCAAATTCCCGTCGCTTGGGCATTTTTATCAAATCCGGGCGCTAAACCTAAAGGATGAGAAAAGTTGAGATTCCATAGAGATTGAGATAAAGAAGCATCACTATAACAGAAAGATTTTTCTATTTCCTTAATTATTGATTTTCCCAAGAAATTATCTCGTTGAAAATCTAATTGTTGTAATAGATTGAGACTTTGTACATGGGCAAACTCTGGATTGGTTTTAAGGGAGGCAAAAAACGCAGGATAGAAAGGTTTAAGAAAATTTAACATTGGTTAAGAATGATTAAGAAATCCAATACATTTTAGTAGTTTTAATGAGTTTTTTCAAAGATTAACTTACATTATGGCAATAAAACTAAATATTTTTTTTCTAATAAGTGCTTAACAAAATAATTCCATTTTCACTATATTTAAGATAGGTTTTTGTTGATCCCCATTGTATATTTCTATACATTATTTCTTTGATCAACTAAAAGTTCATCTAACTTTACCTAAATCAAAGAACATATTTAGAACTGTTAAGCAATAGTTAAAACAATATAAAATTTAAAACCTTTAAAAAAACCCTATTTCCTTAGATACAAATGGGTTTTAGCTCAAAAAGCCTTGATCCCAGATAGTTGATAATAGAGAAAGAGAAAAAACTGTTAAAAAATTTTTATAGTAAGAAAATGAAACCTCAAAATAATTGTAATTCAGCTTGTCGTCATTGCCAATTTTATAACCCAGAGGGAAGACGAGGGGGACTATGTTCTCAACTAGGAGTAACGGTTCAAGCCGAGTGGAAATCTTGTCACTTAGCAACCCCAGCTTTTAATACTGAATGGCAACCTCTCCCTGAAATCGCACTGTTAGAAAAATCTTTCTCTTTAGGATGCGCTACTCCTCAAACTAATTTAGTAGTTGAGTCCGTTTCTATCGTTCATCATGGAACAAACGTATTATCTGAAGTACTTGTTTCTAAATCTATCAAATAAACAATATTTATTTATATATATATTTACTAGATTAGAATTATATCTTATTTTAGTTATTATATCGTGGCTGTTTTTTGCTCTATTCATTCAATCATTCATTTTCTTCACTCCGCTAAACAACATAAATAAACCGCCTAATATAATAGCTAAAGCCAGTATTCCTAAAATTAAATCTAATTTATTTGTTTCCATTTGTTTTTTGTTATTTTGCCCTTCAAATTAATAACTCTTTTTGTCCACCTGTCCACCTGTCCACCTGTCTTCTTGTCGAGAAAATTAGGGTAGCCAAGGATATTGACGAAAATTTGGCGATCGCTTCTCTAAAAAAGCCTGTTTTCCTTCTGTACCTTCTTCTGTGAGATAATATAGTAAAGTAGCATTTCCTGCTAATTCTTGTAACCCTGCTTGTCCATCACAATCAGCATTGAAAGCGGATTTTAAGCAACGAATCGCCGTAGGACTTTTTTCGAGGATTTCTTGCGCCCATTTAATGCCTTCAGGTTCTAATTGCTCAATGGGAACAACCGTATTAACTAATCCCATATCTAAGGCTTCCTGAGCATTGTATTGACGGCACAAAAACCAGATTTCCCTAGCTTTTTTTTGTCCGACGATACGAGCGAGATAACTAGCACCAAAACCACCGTCAAAACTCCCTACTTTTGGTCCTGTTTGCCCGAAAATGGCGTTATCGGCGGCGATCGAGAGATCACAAATCAAATGCAATACATGACCACCTCCGATGGCATATCCGCCCACTAAGGCGATAACTACTTTAGGAATGGTGCGGATTAAGCGTTGTAAATCTAAAACATTTAAACGGGGTACACCATCATTGCCGATATATCCTGCTTTACCCCTGACACTTTGATCTCCCCCTGAGCAAAAAGCGTATTTGCCGTCAGTATGAGGACCTGCACCCGTAAGCAAAATGACTCCAATAGTTTGATCTTCTCTGGCATCACAAAAAGCTGAGTAAAGTTCAAATACAGTTTGTGGTCGAAAAGCGTTACGTTTATGGGGACGATTAATAACTATTTTGGCAATACCATCATATTTAAAATATAAAATATCCTGATATTGTCCAATATTTTCCCAGTTTACACTCATTCCAAGTTTATGTGACTAATTTTTTAAGCTCGATCGACTATTATACTCTGTAAATCAAATTTTCACTTGAGAAACGACATTACAACAGTTAAATGCCGTAAATTTTCATGACTAATAAAGGAACAATAATAGTTAAAGTAATTGTCAAAGGTAAACCAACACGGGTATAGTCTAAAAATTTATAACCACCGGGAGCGTATATCATTGTATTGGTTTGGTATCCGATCGGAGCTAAATAACTATTAGAAGCCGCAAACGTTACCACATACATAAAAGATAAAGCATCTAATCCCATACTTTCAGCAACCTTAACCGCAATGGGTATCATTAAAACCACTGCAGCATTATTCGATAAAACCTCCGTTAACATGGAAGTCGAAAAATAGAATAACACGAGAATCCAATAAGGAGAGAAATTTCCAGCTACTCTTAACAAATTGTCTGCTAACCATTGATTTGTACCCGAATTATCCATAGCAATACCAAGGGGGATTAATCCTGCTAATAAGAAAATAATATCCCATCGTACCGAGCCATAAATTTCCCCCGGTTTAAGACATCCAGTAATTACCATTAAGATAACCCCTGCTAAACTACTGACTAAAATCGGTACAATATCAAAAGCGGAAATTAAAATAACTCCCACAATAATCCCTAAAGAAATCCAAACTTTTTCTTGTCTTAAACTTTCCCTATTTTTTTCTTCTAAAACTAATAATTCCCTAGTAGTTTGTAAACCAATAAAACTCTCTTTTGGTGCTTGAATTAATAATAAATCTCCAAATTTTAAAGTAACTTTTCCTAGTCTTTCTCTAATTAACTCTTCTCCTCGTCTAATAGCTAATACTGTACAATTATACCGTTGACGAAAACGCAAATCTTTTAAAGTTGTACCAATTAAACGAGAATTAGATAGTATTAAAACCTCTGCAATTTTTTCTGCTTCTTGACTATTTTCTTTCTCCATTTCTGTTGAGTTAAATTTAAAATCTGCTAAAATTTCTACTCCTCTTTCATCTTTAATATTAAGTAAACTATTGCGACTTCCTCTGACTAATAAAATATCTCCTAAAGCTAAAACTTTGTCAGCTAAGGGGGGGGGGAAATGCTCATCGTTACGGATTATTTCTAAGACATCTAAATCAAATTTTCTCTGAATTTCACTACTGCGTAATGTTTGCCCGATTAAACTGGAGTTAGGGGGAATAATCATTTCACTGACGTATTCTTTTAATTCGTAATCTTCACTTAAAGACTCTCCTCCTGCTGGTTTTCTGGCAGGTAATAATTTTGGGGCGGCTAAAGAAATATAAACTAAACCAATAAAGAAGACGGGTAAACCTAAAGCGGTAAATTGAAAGATAGTAAACTCAGGATAGCCTAATTGTACGGCGACACCACTGGCTAAAATGTTGGTAGATGTGCCGATTAGAGTAATTAACCCTCCTAATATTGTCATAAAAGACATGGGAATTAAGAGTTTAGAAACGGAGGTTTTTGTTTGTTTACTCCATTGTTCGACGATGGGCAAAAAAATCGCTACCACTGCGGTATTATTGATAAAAGCACTAATAGGTCCTACTACCATTCCTAAGGTGAAAATCTGTCGAGAGGGGTTTTTTCCTCCCCACTTAATTAACCAATCTCTAACTACGTTTAAGATTCCTGTTTTGGTGATACCTGCGCTAAGGATAAACATTGCCATAACGGTAATAGTGGCGGAGTTGCCGAATCCTGAGATACCTTCATTGGGGGTTACTAATCCTAATAACATTAACACTACTGTAATAGATAAAGCGGTTAAGTCAACGGGCAACCATTCAGCGATGAAGGCGATTAAGGCAATGATTAAAACGGTGATGGTGAGAAAGATTGGTGATATATCCATTTTTAAGAATTAAAAATTAAAAATTAAGAATGAGGAATGAAGAATGGGATAGATGTTAATCAATAGACATCTCCATTAATTCTGAAAACAAGGGCTGAAGCCCTTACTACAAACAAATGAAAAATAAATGTGGAAGGGTTGAATATTATTCAACCCCTACAAGGAAATAAAATTTTTTTCTGGCAAAGTCTATGACTTATTCTTAACTTAGGATACAATCTTATCTTATGTTCGATCGAACTGGAGAAAATTTTAAAGAAAATTTTGACTCTCTTTTTTTTGTTGCAAAAGTTTCAAGGCTTTTTTGATGTCTTGGGTTTTATTTTTGTTAACTACTAGGGTTGCGTTACCCTGTCTAACTATCACCACATCTTCTAAGCCTATCGTCATAATAATTTCATCCTCTTGATTGTTATAAATAATCGAGTTATTTGTCTCGAAATTGATATGATTGCCGATGACGATGTTATTATCTTCACTGGTTAATAATCTTTCTAAGGCATTCCAATCGCCTAAATCATCCCAATCAAAATCGGCGGGGATGATATGCGCAAGGGTGGTTTTTTCCATTAAGGCGTAATCAATGCTAATTTTTTCGAGATTGTTATAGGCTTGTTTTCCTTTTTCTTGCAATGGTTGTAAAATTTCGGGCGCATATTTAGCTAATTCTTTTAATACCACTTGGGTTTTAAAGATAAACATTCCGCTATTCCAACTATATCTACCCGTGGCAATAAATTTTTCGGCAGTAGTTCGATCGGGCTTTTCGGTAAAACGAGTTACTCTATAAATGGGGGTATTGTCTTTTTCTGTGGCAACTTCTCCTTGCTCAATATAGCCGTAACCCGTGCTAGGATAATCAGGTTTGATACCTAAAGTCATAATGACTTCGTTTTGGTTCGCAAAATTAACCCCAAGATTGATGATTCTCTCAAATTCTGGTTGATTACCAATATAATGATCGGCTGGGAAAAAGCCGATAACGGAGTCTTCTCCATAGTGACTATTAATATATAGACTAGCCCAAGTGATGGCGGGGGCGGTGTCTTTTCCTTCGGGTTCGACTAAAATATTCTCTATAGGTAATTCTGGTAATTGTTGCTTGACTCCTTCGGCTAATAATTCGGAGGTGATGACGATGATATTTTCCCAACCTCCTGCTAAGGATAGTAAACGAAGGGCGGTATTTTGTAATAAACTTTTTCCAGTTCGATCGAGACAAAGAAATTGTTTAGGATATTGTAAACGACTTAGAGGCCAAAATCTTTCGCCTTTGCCTCCGGCTAAAATCACGGGGATAAATTTTTGAGTAGTCATATCAGGATTAAATTATTCGTAACAAGGGCATTAGACTTCTTGCAGAAGTGGAGTAATGAGTAATGAGTAATAAGTTAATAAATTTATATTTTTCACCCTAAAACAGATTTTACTTTTTATTTTGCAAGGGGTCTATTATTTCCTGTTCATTTTCTACTGTCAACTATCCTCTGTCAACATTAAACCCTACCTGAAAAAGCGGCAAACCTTGTACCCGTAGGTGCAAACCTTGTACCCGTAGGTGCAAACCTTGCACCCGTAGGTGCAAACCTTGCACCCCTACTTGAATACTTTGTTTTCTGTGGGCAAGGGTTGAATATTATTCAAGCCCTACAAACTTGCCTATTCTTCATTCCCTTGTTAATCGATCGACAATCACAGATAATGGTCAAATATTAATTATCTTAAAATGTAACTATGACTACAGACCCAGTAATAATAATGAAACAAGAAGTAGGCAAAATCGCTGCTTCTAAGGTACAATCTAATTCGATCGTAGGACTGGGAACAGGTTCAACTACAGCCTACGCCATTCAATATATCGGGGAAAGACTAGCTAACGGTGATTTAACTAATATTGTTGGTATTCCGACTTCCTTTCAAGCGGAAGTTTTAGCTAAACAATACGGTATTCCTTTAACGACTCTGGATGCGATCGATCATATAGATGTCGCCATTGATGGTGCAGACGAAGTTGATCCTCACAAAAACTTAATCAAAGGGGGAGGCGCTGCGCATACTAGGGAGAAAGTAGTGGACAGTTTAGCAAAAGAATTTATCGTAGTGGTAGATGGTGGTAAGTTAGTTGATCAGTTAGGCTCAACTTTTTTGTTACCTGTAGAAGTTATCCCCATGGCGGTTACTCCTGTGATGCGTCAATTAGCGGATTTAGGCGGTAAACCTGAGTTAAGAATGGGTATCAGAAAAGCTGGTCCAGTGGTGACAGATCAAGGTAATCTAGTTATTGATGTTAAGTTCGATCGCATTGACAACCCTGCGGAGTTAGAAATGAAAATTAATAACCTACCCGGAGTATTGGAAAATGGTTTATTTGTCGGAGTTGCCGATGTAATTCTTGTCGGAGAAATTATCGATGGAAAACCCTCGGTGAGAGAGTTTTAACTTAGTTAGGTGTTGGGTATAGCCCTTTCAATTCTTATAGTAAAAGGCTGAATCTAACACCTAGTATTCACCCAAAAAGCTAGGAGGTAACGCCTAATTTTTTGAAAGTTGTGTGCCAAAAATTAATTGGTAATTATTATTAATAAATTGTGCAAATTTCTCTTGTAGAATAGGTGCTGATTTATCGGTAATAATATGGGTTTTAAATTCTTGCCCTTCGCTTAAATGTTTCCCGTAAGCTGATTGAAGATAAACTCGGTAATTTTCATCGTTTTGTAAGTGGGTTTGAAAAAAGGCTAAAGCCATAGAATTAGTGTAACTTTCTAATAGGTAGGGTGCAGGAAGAGTTAAATTGCCTACGGTATTCACCAAGTCTGTAATACCCGCATCTAACTGGGAAAAGTCCACATGGGCTTGACCTTCTTGTAATTGAAAATAAGTATCTGTACTGTTAATATGGGGAAAAGTTCGTGCTTGTTCAAAAACGAAGGGAGTCGCTGGATCGTAGCTACCTGCTGCCACAAAAGTGGGTATAGTGACGTTATTTAATCCTTTTGCCCCAAAAATGGCGGCGTTGACGGCATTAACGGTAAAAACGGCTTTAACTCTCGTATCTCGAAAATCATAGTCTTTTCTGGGTAGATTTAAGGCACGACATTGTAATAATAGGGCATTATTCAAATTGCCAAAGGCTAAATTACAGGCATTTTCTAGGTTGTCAAAGTCAATTTTTGCTCCTCCTACTGCTAAGGCTGTATAACCGCCAAAGGAATGCCCCCCTACTCCTACATTGTCTAAGTTTAAGTTACCGCCAAATTGACTGGGATTTAAACGGGTTAATTCGTCTAATAAAAATGTTATATCTAAAGGTCGATCGATAAATTCTTCTAGGATAAATATTTGACGGGAAAATCCTGCTAGAAAATTCTCGGTTTGTTTTATATCACTACCTATATGCTGAGGCATGGCGACAACATAACCGTAAGAGGCTAAATGTTTGGCGATGGAGGCAAAATCTTCGGGACGAGAACTTAAACCGTGAGAAAATATAATGACAGGGGTATTTGCGGTTAACTGTTGCGGTTGATATAATTCCACATAAAATCGGCGATTTCTTTTTTGATCAAATAGATTTAAGGTGGTGTTAGTAACTGCTTTTGAGCCTTGTTGACGAATGTCTGGTAATTTACTAAAGTCCATGTTACCTGCAGATTCAGCTTCGATCGAGGCTAAATTAGCTATTTCCGTGGCGAAAAACTCACTACCTTCAATCACTAAATTAACTTGCTCTACATACCTTAAAACTTGACGGATATTAAGCTGAACATCAACGGATATATTCTGAATCACATTCATTAAACTTAAACCGTCTTTTTCCATAGCGGCTTTAACTAAAGCTCCCCGAAGAATATATCTACCATTACGCCCTCCCCTTACGTTGATAACTGAACCAAAATAGTTAAGTAATCGTTCCCCTTCATAAGTGTTCAAAATACGAGAAATTAAAGTAGGATCAACTTGTACGGGAGTAGTTAAGGCTTTGCGGAATAAGGCAGTTTGTTCTTCATCAACCCTAGCCAGATTGAGATAAAAACCTAAATTTTGGTTAACTGTACCATCAAGGGCGAATTGTTCTAAAGATTCTACCCGTAAGTTAGCAATAAATGGACTGTAAACAAAGAAAATACTATCAGCAGAATAGACTTTTTTAATGTCTAATACCCCTAAACTGAGAAGACTTAAAGTTATAGCGGTGAGTTTACGAGAAAAAGATCGATCGAAAAAGCTCATACAAAATTTAAAGGATAATTTATTATTTATTATCAATGAAAAAAGCAAGATGAAAACATAATTATTGAATAGACGATCGAGCCTTCTTATTACAAAACTTAACCCGATAGAAATAATCTATAATTAAAGTCACTCAAAAATAGGAGGATATGGTAATGGTAGCCCAATTAATCAAAAACCAAACAAATTTGTACGATACTGACTATCATCTTTGGATATTAGAAACCGTTAAAAAACTAGAAAATGGTGATTTTAATTCTGTAGATTGGGAAAATTTAATTGAAGAGGTATTAGGTTTGAGTCGAAGTGATAAAAGAAAACTGGAAAGTCTGTTAATGAGGTTAATGGAACATCTTTTGAAGTTGGGTTATTGGGAATTAGAAAAAGAAACAAATAAAGGGCATTGGCAAGGAGAAATCCGTAATTTTCGTAAACTAATCAAAAAAGAATTAAAAGCGAGTCCGAGTCTTAAACGCTATTTACAAGAGATATTTGAAGAATCTTATCAAGATAGTCGAGAAATTGTCAGCGATAAATCTCAACTACCTCTTAATACCTTTCCCGAAAAGCCCATAGCATCTTTAGAAGAAATTCTCGATGAAAACTGGCTTCCCTAATCCCCCTAATCCCCCAATCCCCCAATCCCCCAATCCCCCAATTAATTCATATCGGGATTAAATTCGGGTTTCACATGGTGGGGAATTTCTGTGAATATCTTATTAACAATATCCTCTGGAGTATCTCGATCGAACACAGTAATAATAATATCAGCTTGTTGATATAAATACTCTCTCTGTTGTCTCAAATCCGTCAATTTAGTCACTAAATCTTCTTCTTGTAATAATGGGCGAGTGTTGTCTTCTGCCAGTCTTTCAGTTAAAACATCAATAGGTACATCTAACCAAATCACCATACCATCCCGTAAATGACTCCAGTTGTCTTGACGAAGAATGATACCTCCCCCCGTAGCGATAACAGTGCGAGTATAAGCAGAAACTTCTTTTAACACATCATTTTCTAAGGTACGAAAACTAGCCTCCCCTTCCTCCGCAAAAATTTGCGTAATGGTTTTATTACTAAGGGTTTCAATAATGGCATCGGTATCTAAAAAACGATAATGTAACTTTTTAGCCAATAATTCACCTACGGTAGTTTTTCCCGAACCCATCATACCAATTAAATAAACATTTAATCCTCTTAAAATATCCATTAACAATAATTAAACCTCTTGAGAAAATAAAAATAATTTACCACAAAACAAAAATTCTCCCTTATTTGATTAAGAATAAATTTGTTTAATTTTGTCTATACCAAGTCTCAAAACCTTGATTTTTCATTCTTTAACCTAATACCTAAGCTAAAACGCATTTAACTTGCATTTTTTACTAATTTTTAAAATGGCTACAACTCTTAATTATTGCCTCTTGCCTTTTGCCTTTTGCCTACCGTTATCAGTAAACTTAGATGCGTCCTAGCTTAACACCTTCTTCCGTCAAAACACTTTTTCAGCAACGTCTATGTTGAAAATGAAAGTTTCTATGATATAATCCCCTAGTCCTAATTAATATATCATTGCCTAATTTACCGTGAAAATTTCTGTTTATCATACCCCAGAATCTACTCCCGATAATGATATTCCTGATTGTGCCATCGTGATTGATGTATTGAGAGCTACAACAACTATTAATACTGCTTTAAATAATGGTGTAAAATCTGTCAAGGCTTTTAGTGATGTAGATTTATTATTAGCAGAAAGTAGTCTTTTACCAAGGGATTCCTATTTAACTTTAGGGGAAAGAGGAGGTAAAAAAGTCGATCGATGCGATTTTGGTAATTCTCCTTTAGACTGTACTAGGGAAACTGTGGCAAATAAACAATTATTTATTACTACAACTAACGGCACTCGTGCGTTACAAAGAGTTAAAGAGGCTTCTACTTTAATCACAGGAGCGATTATTAATTATAGTGCCGTGGTGAATTATGTAAAAACAGCACAACCTGAAACTGTTTGGTTACTTGGTTCGGGATGGGAAGGTGGTTATTCTTTAGAGGATACCGTATGCGCAGGAGCGATCGCATCTGGATTAGTTGATTTAAGTGATACGGAGTCGATTGGTAATGATGAAGTAGTAGCTTCGATCGCGCTGTATCATCAATGGAAAGATAATTTATTGGGATTATTTCGTTTATCCAGTCATGGACAAAGATTATTAAAATTAAATTTAGATGATGATTTAAAATATTGTTCTGAGCCTAATATTATCTCTACTTTTGGCATCCAAACCGAAAAAGGTGTTTTGACTTTACATACTACTTAAGACTTCAAACGCTAAAATAAGTGTTTTTTGTGATATTTTTTGTAATTAAATTTTTTTTTGCCAAAATTTGCATAAATTAGGAAAGTTCTCCTGATAAGTAAATAAGAATGAAAATTTATCCATAATCAGATTTTTCCTGATAGGTAAGTCTCAATTGGATAAGTTGTTCACTTTTTACTATATTAAGGAGTTTTTTCATGAACGATCGATCGAATCCAGAGAATAAACCATTAAAAGCTACGGAAAGAGTCAGTAATACAAAACCAAAACCTCGTCTTTTTTCTCAAGAGGAGTTAAATTCATCTCCTTGGGGAAAATTCATCTTATTTTTAAATCAATCTTACGATAATTTTATTCCTCATAATTTTGATAAACAAAAAAGACAATTAAAAATAGTAGAAATTCAGAAAAAAATTCTTACAATTTTAGAAAGTAAACAATATCAGACGTGGAATAATTTACTTGATAATCTGGATTTTAATGATTATGAATATGATATTGCTGAAAATTTCTGTTTTCATCTTTCTCACAAATATTCCGATGATAATATTGAAAAATTTTTGGAAAAATGGGAAAATTATTTGACTAATTTTGTCAGTTTATTTGAACATTATTTTAACAATATTGAAGCCCCAGATTTAGTTAAATTAAATCAAATAGCAGATATTATTGATCAATTTAATAAGTCGAAAGAACGTACTTTTTGGTTTATTATTTTGTTACCTAAATTTATCGATGATAACTCTAAAAAAATATTAATTAACTGTATTGGTTATCAAGAAATAATTAAGTTTGGGGCTTTTGAAGACTTAAAAGAATTTGGTTATAAACTACAAAAAAAGTTTGCTTTAACTCGTACCGCTATTAAAGATCGTACTGCTCAAAATTTAGTACAGGAATTAGGGGAAGTTGAGAGTAAATTTAAGGGCGAAATACAACAGCTAGAATTGAAGATTAAACAGTTAGAAAATGAGTTAGAAGAAACTCAAAGAAATTCTTTTCAAAATGCTGTTTATGATTTGGCAAAATCTTTACAGGATAATCAACAACAACCAGTATTAAGTCAATTATTTATTCTTTATAAAAAGCTAGATAATTGTTTAGAAAATAATGAGAGTTTATCCCCTACGGATACTTTAACTTACTTTATCACGATCGAATCTTTATTGACGGCATTTAAACAGTTAAATATTAGTCAATTTCCCGAAAAAATTGAGGGAACTTTTGAGATTACGGGGGAAGATTTAGATAACAATAAATATAACTACACATCTGGCTCTCAATTTGTGAGTAAAGACGATAAAAAAATTGTCAAATGTATTGCCCCCGGTTGGAAAGTGGACGATCGAATTGTGACTCCTGCCAAAGTAGAAGAAGCATAATTAATAATATTAAAAACTAGCAAAAAAGGTACAAAAAATATGAATAGAATTGCAATTTTATTGGATTTAGATAACATTAAACCTAAGTTAGATATAGTCGAAGATATTTGTAAAAAACACGGCTCGATCGTCATGCGTCGTGCCTTTTCTAATACCCCTTCGGTTTTAACTGCCTATGGTAGTAAATTTCGAGAATTTGACTATCGTTTTGAATTAACCCCCGGTTTAACCCCCGTATCTCAAGAGGTGGACAATCTCATTTTTCAAACCGCAGAAGAATTAATTAACAATAGTAAATTAAACATTAATACCATTGCTATAGTAAGCAATGATAATGATTATTCTCGCTTATTTAATAAACTTAAATCTCGAAAAATTAAAACGATTATTATAGGTACAAATATCGGCAATAAATGTCGTGAAACTGCTGATTATGT
This window contains:
- a CDS encoding 2-phosphosulfolactate phosphatase family protein, which translates into the protein MKISVYHTPESTPDNDIPDCAIVIDVLRATTTINTALNNGVKSVKAFSDVDLLLAESSLLPRDSYLTLGERGGKKVDRCDFGNSPLDCTRETVANKQLFITTTNGTRALQRVKEASTLITGAIINYSAVVNYVKTAQPETVWLLGSGWEGGYSLEDTVCAGAIASGLVDLSDTESIGNDEVVASIALYHQWKDNLLGLFRLSSHGQRLLKLNLDDDLKYCSEPNIISTFGIQTEKGVLTLHTT
- a CDS encoding shikimate kinase, whose amino-acid sequence is MDILRGLNVYLIGMMGSGKTTVGELLAKKLHYRFLDTDAIIETLSNKTITQIFAEEGEASFRTLENDVLKEVSAYTRTVIATGGGIILRQDNWSHLRDGMVIWLDVPIDVLTERLAEDNTRPLLQEEDLVTKLTDLRQQREYLYQQADIIITVFDRDTPEDIVNKIFTEIPHHVKPEFNPDMN
- the grpE gene encoding nucleotide exchange factor GrpE; the encoded protein is MNDRSNPENKPLKATERVSNTKPKPRLFSQEELNSSPWGKFILFLNQSYDNFIPHNFDKQKRQLKIVEIQKKILTILESKQYQTWNNLLDNLDFNDYEYDIAENFCFHLSHKYSDDNIEKFLEKWENYLTNFVSLFEHYFNNIEAPDLVKLNQIADIIDQFNKSKERTFWFIILLPKFIDDNSKKILINCIGYQEIIKFGAFEDLKEFGYKLQKKFALTRTAIKDRTAQNLVQELGEVESKFKGEIQQLELKIKQLENELEETQRNSFQNAVYDLAKSLQDNQQQPVLSQLFILYKKLDNCLENNESLSPTDTLTYFITIESLLTAFKQLNISQFPEKIEGTFEITGEDLDNNKYNYTSGSQFVSKDDKKIVKCIAPGWKVDDRIVTPAKVEEA